One window of the Ureibacillus sp. FSL W7-1570 genome contains the following:
- the ltrA gene encoding group II intron reverse transcriptase/maturase has protein sequence MLLNQILSRENMLQALKRVEQNKGSHGVDMMPVQNLRQHIVENWLSIKEAILKGTYEPMPVRRVEIPKPDGGVRLLGIPTVTDRLIQQAIAQVLSKVYDPTFSENSYGFRPNRSAHDAVKKAKEYIRDGYRWVVDMDLEKFFDKVNHDRLMGTLAKRIQDKPLLKLIRKYLQSGVMINGVVSSTLEGTPQGGPLSPLLSNIVLDELDKELERRGHKFVRYADDCNIYVKSKRAGLRTMASIQRFIEGKLRLKVNEKKSAVDRPWKRKFLGFSFTYHKEPKVRIAKESLKRMKNKVREITSRKMPYPMEYRIQKLNQYLVGWCGYFALADTKSIFLELDKWIRRRLRMCLWKNWKKPKTKTRNLIQLGVPQWQAYEWGNTRKSYWRISNSPILHRTLGNSYWRNQGLESLEARYENLRQ, from the coding sequence ATGCTTTTGAATCAAATCCTGTCACGGGAGAACATGCTTCAAGCACTAAAACGTGTAGAACAGAATAAAGGAAGCCACGGAGTAGATATGATGCCCGTACAAAACCTACGACAGCACATAGTCGAAAACTGGCTATCTATTAAGGAGGCAATTCTCAAGGGAACTTATGAACCAATGCCAGTCCGCAGAGTCGAAATCCCGAAACCTGACGGCGGTGTTCGTTTACTAGGAATCCCTACCGTAACAGACCGTTTGATTCAACAAGCAATCGCCCAAGTACTTTCAAAAGTGTATGACCCTACATTCTCTGAAAACAGCTACGGATTTAGACCAAACCGAAGTGCCCATGATGCAGTGAAGAAAGCGAAAGAATATATAAGAGATGGATATCGATGGGTTGTAGATATGGACTTGGAGAAATTCTTTGATAAGGTCAACCATGACAGATTAATGGGTACACTCGCGAAGAGAATCCAAGATAAACCATTACTGAAATTGATTCGTAAGTATTTACAATCGGGAGTCATGATTAATGGTGTGGTGTCAAGCACATTAGAAGGAACTCCACAAGGAGGACCATTAAGTCCGCTACTATCTAACATTGTACTAGATGAACTAGATAAAGAATTGGAAAGAAGAGGACACAAATTCGTTCGATATGCGGATGACTGTAACATTTACGTGAAAAGTAAACGAGCAGGACTTCGCACAATGGCAAGCATTCAACGATTCATTGAAGGAAAACTACGACTGAAAGTAAATGAAAAGAAATCAGCGGTCGACCGTCCATGGAAACGTAAGTTTCTAGGATTTAGCTTTACCTATCATAAAGAGCCAAAGGTTCGTATCGCAAAAGAAAGCCTTAAACGAATGAAGAATAAAGTTCGTGAAATCACATCACGCAAGATGCCCTACCCGATGGAATACCGCATTCAGAAACTGAATCAATATCTAGTGGGATGGTGTGGATATTTTGCGTTAGCAGACACCAAATCTATATTCCTTGAATTAGATAAATGGATTCGTAGAAGACTTCGAATGTGTCTATGGAAGAACTGGAAGAAACCGAAAACAAAGACACGCAACCTTATTCAGCTTGGCGTACCACAATGGCAAGCGTATGAATGGGGAAATACTCGGAAGAGTTATTGGCGTATTTCAAATAGTCCAATATTACACAGAACCCTTGGTAACTCCTA
- a CDS encoding TatD family hydrolase, with amino-acid sequence MQQLIDIGVNLTDKQFDNDRKEVIKRGIENGVVQMILTGASLKSSQQALEIAKNYPNTLFSTAGIHPHDAKTFTNHTMNELEKLAQHDEVIAIGECGLDFNRMFSPQDIQEKCFEAHLELARKLSMPLFLHERDAHERFCEIFAGFRDLAEKSVVHCFTGNVEQVKKYVSMGFYIGVTGWICDERRGQDLQNAVKFIPLDRLLIETDAPYLLPRNMENKPKNRRNEPAFLPHIVNEIAKYMGVEPEVVAKSATENTRKLFKLPEV; translated from the coding sequence ATGCAGCAATTGATCGATATAGGAGTCAATTTAACGGATAAGCAATTTGACAATGATCGAAAAGAAGTGATTAAACGGGGGATCGAAAACGGTGTCGTCCAAATGATATTGACTGGCGCCAGCTTAAAAAGCAGCCAACAAGCTTTGGAAATCGCAAAGAACTATCCAAACACGCTGTTTTCCACTGCCGGCATTCATCCCCATGATGCAAAAACTTTCACGAATCACACAATGAATGAATTGGAAAAGTTGGCACAGCATGACGAAGTGATTGCCATAGGGGAATGCGGCCTGGATTTCAATCGGATGTTTTCTCCCCAAGACATTCAAGAAAAATGTTTTGAAGCCCATCTGGAGTTGGCAAGAAAACTTTCAATGCCACTCTTTTTGCACGAACGCGATGCCCATGAACGCTTTTGCGAAATTTTTGCGGGCTTTCGCGATTTGGCGGAAAAATCGGTGGTCCACTGTTTTACAGGCAATGTAGAGCAAGTGAAAAAATATGTTTCGATGGGATTTTATATAGGAGTCACTGGATGGATTTGCGATGAACGTAGAGGACAAGATTTGCAAAACGCAGTAAAATTCATTCCTCTGGACCGTTTATTGATTGAGACCGATGCACCGTATCTTCTTCCACGGAACATGGAAAACAAACCCAAAAATCGTCGGAACGAACCGGCCTTTTTGCCGCATATCGTCAACGAAATTGCAAAATATATGGGTGTAGAACCGGAAGTTGTTGCAAAATCCGCAACAGAGAACACAAGAAAGTTGTTTAAACTGCCGGAAGTCTAA
- a CDS encoding DUF2249 domain-containing protein — MKKISVSITAPDFEPRIRHAKIFETFEGLKSGEYMELINDHDPKPLYYQFMMEREGQFSWEYIEEGPDRWKVVIGKI, encoded by the coding sequence ATGAAAAAAATTTCTGTCAGTATAACTGCTCCGGATTTTGAACCGAGAATTCGCCATGCAAAAATTTTTGAGACATTTGAGGGGTTGAAATCCGGCGAATATATGGAACTGATCAATGACCACGATCCAAAACCGTTATATTATCAATTTATGATGGAACGGGAAGGTCAATTTTCTTGGGAATATATTGAAGAAGGTCCTGACAGATGGAAAGTCGTTATCGGCAAAATTTAA
- a CDS encoding Crp/Fnr family transcriptional regulator gives MIKIYRTDLQGKEQILNVLVSGQMFPHQGFFRKGNYPAHAQAVEKSQLIYIPIHSFEEFLMKNPQVCIKIFRILGDLIVDLQNRLEEKILQNSYEQVVSLLIRLAKNHGQEMENDIFIIKNQFTNRDLANMIGTSRETVNRTLNQLKKKELLRVNKEGHFILNIGQLKEERY, from the coding sequence ATGATAAAAATTTACCGCACCGATTTGCAAGGAAAAGAACAAATCCTTAATGTACTCGTTTCAGGGCAAATGTTTCCCCATCAAGGGTTTTTTAGAAAAGGAAATTATCCTGCCCATGCACAAGCGGTGGAAAAATCGCAATTGATTTATATTCCGATTCATTCCTTTGAAGAATTTTTAATGAAGAATCCTCAAGTATGTATAAAAATTTTCCGTATTCTGGGGGATTTAATCGTTGACCTGCAAAATCGTTTGGAAGAAAAAATTTTACAAAATTCTTATGAACAAGTCGTCTCCCTTCTGATCCGTTTGGCGAAAAACCATGGTCAAGAAATGGAAAACGATATTTTTATTATAAAAAATCAATTCACAAACCGCGATTTGGCCAACATGATTGGCACCAGCCGGGAAACGGTCAACCGTACGCTAAATCAATTGAAGAAAAAAGAACTGCTCCGGGTCAATAAAGAGGGCCATTTCATTCTGAATATCGGGCAATTGAAAGAGGAACGCTATTGA
- a CDS encoding enoyl-CoA hydratase-related protein, producing the protein MEYLQYRQTGEIGYITIDNMQEFNTLTLDLLEELDELLKRIAAAREVKTVVIEGSDKVFCAGHSLREIEEKTENEVLKLFQTCYRVMRTMREMPQLVISKVKKAAVAAGCQLVAASDMAVASEEAKFATPGINSGLFCSTPAVFLSRNIGRKKAVEMLFTGNFITAQEALQHGLVNKVVPAELLDEETEKLAKEVTKQSLNIIELGKRQFYQQIHMEDFQALNYATEVIALNSKHPDAQEGIRAFFEKRKPVWNATKTTVN; encoded by the coding sequence ATGGAATATTTACAATATCGTCAAACAGGGGAAATCGGTTACATTACCATCGATAATATGCAGGAATTTAACACTTTAACCTTGGATTTGCTTGAAGAATTGGATGAACTATTGAAGCGGATCGCAGCGGCGCGGGAAGTGAAAACCGTTGTGATTGAAGGTTCCGACAAAGTTTTTTGTGCGGGACACAGTTTGCGGGAAATTGAAGAAAAGACAGAAAATGAAGTGCTGAAGCTTTTCCAAACTTGCTATAGAGTGATGCGTACAATGCGCGAGATGCCGCAACTGGTTATTTCAAAAGTGAAAAAAGCGGCGGTTGCAGCCGGCTGCCAATTGGTTGCAGCCAGTGATATGGCGGTTGCCAGCGAAGAAGCCAAATTTGCAACACCAGGTATTAATAGCGGTCTATTTTGCAGTACGCCGGCGGTATTTTTGAGCCGTAATATAGGTAGAAAAAAAGCGGTGGAAATGTTGTTTACCGGGAACTTTATTACTGCGCAGGAAGCCCTTCAACATGGTCTTGTAAACAAAGTGGTTCCAGCCGAATTGCTGGATGAGGAAACGGAAAAGTTGGCAAAAGAAGTGACGAAACAAAGTTTAAATATCATTGAATTAGGGAAGCGGCAATTCTATCAACAAATTCATATGGAAGACTTCCAAGCGCTCAATTATGCGACAGAAGTGATTGCTTTGAACAGCAAGCATCCCGATGCGCAGGAAGGAATCCGGGCGTTCTTTGAAAAACGAAAGCCGGTTTGGAATGCTACCAAGACTACTGTAAATTAA
- a CDS encoding glycosyltransferase — protein MSSPSISLCMIVKNEEDFIEQCLKSVQGIVDEIIIVDTGSDDQTVEICKKYNASVFPFEWKDHFAEARNFALSKAKGDWILWLDADEEMETGHEQLLKQTLNNSTATMYLMPVLNYYGETFPVNPKNAFIYYQQRLFQNHKGIKFYNRIHEAPIFPTVQDSSFTTDYLEIPIHHYGYIEELTAKRNKAERNLKLIQEEYKDPNHSPWIEYHLANEYYRSGDYKKAFDYLNESIFRFLLEGIKPPSILYRLKYGILVDTNSLDHALEGIEKAIALYPDYVDLHFLKGLILYQTNHYHEALASFEKCLELGEQNSKYLILKGTGSFKAEHYKKQCLEKLGKS, from the coding sequence TTGTCTTCCCCTTCAATTTCCCTTTGTATGATTGTCAAAAATGAAGAGGATTTTATTGAACAATGTTTAAAAAGTGTTCAAGGAATCGTGGATGAAATCATTATTGTTGATACCGGCTCGGACGACCAAACAGTGGAAATTTGCAAAAAATATAATGCCTCCGTTTTCCCTTTTGAATGGAAAGATCATTTTGCTGAAGCACGAAACTTCGCCCTTTCAAAAGCCAAAGGGGATTGGATTTTGTGGCTCGATGCGGATGAAGAAATGGAAACCGGCCATGAACAATTGTTAAAGCAAACCTTAAACAATTCCACTGCGACCATGTATTTAATGCCCGTTTTGAATTATTACGGCGAAACATTTCCGGTAAATCCGAAAAATGCATTTATCTATTATCAACAACGTTTATTTCAAAATCATAAAGGAATTAAATTCTATAATCGCATTCACGAAGCCCCTATTTTCCCAACTGTCCAAGATTCCAGCTTCACAACCGATTATTTGGAAATCCCCATCCATCATTATGGATATATCGAAGAATTAACCGCCAAGCGCAATAAAGCAGAACGAAACCTGAAGCTTATCCAAGAAGAATATAAAGATCCGAATCACAGCCCATGGATTGAGTATCATTTGGCAAATGAATATTATCGCAGCGGAGATTATAAAAAAGCCTTTGATTATCTAAACGAATCGATCTTCCGGTTTTTGCTGGAAGGCATCAAACCGCCTTCCATCCTCTACCGCTTAAAATACGGCATTCTCGTCGATACGAACAGTTTGGATCACGCGTTGGAAGGAATTGAAAAAGCGATTGCATTATACCCTGATTATGTTGATTTGCATTTTCTAAAAGGATTGATCCTTTATCAAACGAACCATTATCATGAGGCTTTGGCAAGTTTTGAAAAATGCCTGGAGCTTGGGGAACAAAACTCCAAATACTTGATCCTAAAAGGAACAGGAAGTTTTAAAGCGGAACATTATAAAAAACAATGTTTGGAAAAATTGGGTAAATCTTAA
- a CDS encoding glycosyltransferase: MVTISLCMIVKDEENVLERCLNSVKDLVDEIVIADTGSSDRTKEIARKYTDKVFDFEWEDDFSAARNFAFQQATKDYIFWMDADDVLLDEDREKFKKLKEQLPSEVDAVSMLYHLAFDEYNNPTFSFRRYRLVKREKNFVWKGAVHEYLEVSGKVLHSDTAITHRREKKEDSSDRNLKIYEKRLKKGEEFTPRDLFYYSNELKDHGQYEKAIEHYEEFLKLEDVWEEEKIRACINMAYCYRRLGNLEKEIESLVRSIQYDVPRPEVSCRMGDLYLERKLYDKAIMWYQLALMVDTSKILGIVQQAYSTWYPYLQLCVCHWHKGDKEMAVEYNKKAKEYRPNDRAVLYNEEFFRKHFKEVGDEK; the protein is encoded by the coding sequence ATGGTTACAATCAGCTTATGCATGATTGTCAAAGATGAAGAAAATGTGCTGGAGCGCTGTTTAAATAGCGTAAAAGATCTTGTGGATGAAATCGTTATTGCCGATACGGGCTCGTCCGATCGAACAAAGGAAATCGCCCGGAAATATACGGATAAAGTTTTTGATTTTGAGTGGGAGGATGATTTTTCGGCAGCAAGAAACTTTGCTTTTCAGCAGGCGACGAAAGACTACATTTTCTGGATGGATGCGGATGATGTCCTTTTAGATGAGGATCGGGAGAAATTCAAAAAGTTAAAGGAACAATTGCCGTCCGAAGTGGATGCGGTGTCGATGCTCTATCATCTTGCTTTTGATGAGTATAATAATCCAACCTTTAGCTTTAGAAGATACAGACTGGTGAAAAGGGAGAAAAACTTTGTTTGGAAAGGGGCAGTCCATGAGTACTTGGAGGTTTCCGGAAAAGTGCTGCATTCAGATACAGCGATTACTCATCGAAGGGAAAAAAAGGAAGACTCCAGTGACCGGAATTTAAAAATCTATGAAAAGCGTTTGAAAAAAGGGGAAGAATTTACACCTCGAGATTTATTTTATTACAGCAATGAATTAAAAGATCATGGACAGTATGAAAAAGCAATCGAACATTACGAAGAATTTTTGAAGCTTGAAGATGTATGGGAAGAAGAAAAAATCCGTGCATGCATCAATATGGCTTATTGTTACAGAAGATTAGGGAATCTGGAAAAAGAGATTGAATCTTTGGTGCGTTCAATACAATATGATGTGCCGAGACCGGAAGTTTCTTGCCGAATGGGTGATTTGTATCTTGAAAGAAAATTATACGATAAAGCGATTATGTGGTATCAGTTGGCTTTAATGGTTGATACATCAAAAATTCTGGGTATTGTACAACAGGCATACTCCACTTGGTATCCATACTTGCAGCTTTGCGTTTGCCACTGGCACAAAGGCGATAAAGAAATGGCCGTTGAATATAATAAAAAAGCCAAAGAATATCGTCCGAATGACCGGGCGGTTCTTTATAATGAAGAGTTTTTCAGAAAACATTTTAAAGAAGTCGGCGATGAAAAATAA
- a CDS encoding NAD(P)/FAD-dependent oxidoreductase: MKLHDIYDVTIIGGGPSGLFSAFYSGLREMKTKIIESQHYLGGKVNVYPEKLIWDVGALTPITGEKLIQQMVEQAMTFEPTIVLGEKVTEISKDDEGIFVLKTDRGQTHFSKTVILAIGGGIITPQKLEVEGASNFYSVNLNYTIKSLKKFKDKVVLVSGGGHTAVDWCNELEPVAKKVYLTYRKDQLNAHEAQVSQLMNSTVECLFHTEITKLIPDQEGTAIGQVELTNNETGEVTNVTVDEVVVNHGYIREKSLFENSPLKVEFVNEYYIKGNEHCETNVPGLYAVGDAVDYEGKVHLLAGTFPDAIKAVNKAKLYVQPDAEAMGMVSSHNEIFYQKNRELIHKMISSC, encoded by the coding sequence ATGAAATTACATGATATATATGATGTGACCATTATTGGCGGAGGACCCAGTGGACTATTTTCCGCCTTTTACAGCGGTTTAAGGGAAATGAAAACCAAAATTATCGAATCCCAGCATTATTTGGGCGGGAAAGTCAATGTTTATCCCGAAAAATTGATTTGGGATGTGGGGGCATTAACACCGATTACCGGGGAGAAATTAATTCAGCAGATGGTGGAGCAGGCAATGACCTTTGAGCCTACCATTGTGTTAGGGGAAAAGGTGACGGAGATTTCCAAGGACGATGAAGGGATTTTCGTATTAAAAACGGATCGCGGACAAACCCACTTTTCCAAAACGGTCATTTTGGCAATCGGAGGAGGCATCATCACTCCCCAAAAACTGGAGGTGGAAGGCGCATCCAATTTTTATAGCGTCAATTTAAATTATACAATCAAATCTTTAAAGAAATTCAAAGACAAAGTTGTCCTCGTTTCAGGGGGCGGCCACACAGCGGTTGACTGGTGTAATGAGTTGGAACCGGTTGCAAAAAAAGTATATTTAACGTATCGGAAAGACCAGTTGAATGCCCATGAAGCCCAAGTTTCCCAATTGATGAACAGCACGGTGGAATGCCTTTTCCATACGGAAATTACGAAATTGATTCCTGACCAGGAGGGCACAGCCATAGGGCAAGTGGAATTGACAAATAATGAAACGGGAGAAGTCACAAATGTAACGGTGGATGAAGTGGTTGTAAACCATGGCTACATAAGAGAAAAATCATTATTTGAAAATAGTCCATTAAAGGTTGAATTCGTGAATGAGTACTATATTAAAGGAAATGAACATTGCGAAACCAATGTTCCGGGACTTTATGCGGTGGGAGATGCGGTGGATTATGAAGGAAAAGTCCACTTGCTTGCCGGAACATTCCCGGATGCCATCAAAGCGGTGAATAAGGCAAAACTGTACGTTCAACCTGATGCGGAAGCGATGGGTATGGTGTCTTCGCATAATGAAATCTTTTATCAAAAAAACCGGGAGCTCATTCATAAAATGATCAGTTCATGTTAG
- a CDS encoding Zn-dependent hydrolase, whose translation MNSKERYQTLLDKMNQYNSGEIGITRVAYTNEEQACTQAFMRMCMDAGLAVRMDQCGNVIARREGRMKNLPPVLVGSHLDTVYQGGKFDGVVGVIAALEVVHRLNDKRIITDHPIEVISFACEESSRFGVATLGSKAMTGMFDKEKYRHLKDRNGITLEEAMALCALEIDTVEEANRQGEPIKAFFELHIEQGPVLEKENKKIGIVTGIAAPVRYAIKIIGAPSHSGTTPMNLRRDALLGASEIALELEKIAIQEQPYGTVATVGVLEVASGAMNVVPGEVEIKVDIRGTSIESRQRVVNHLHETIHYVKQKRGLDVICQELSFEEPVPLSEQIITLTEKICEQKNIPYKKMPSGAGHDAMNMMKLCPTGLIFIPSVNGLSHHPDEFTSLEDILIGVDVLEEMVLQYATCNE comes from the coding sequence ATGAATTCGAAAGAAAGATATCAAACTCTGTTGGACAAAATGAACCAATATAATTCCGGAGAAATAGGAATTACTAGAGTTGCCTATACAAATGAAGAACAAGCCTGCACGCAAGCGTTCATGAGAATGTGCATGGATGCGGGACTTGCCGTTCGTATGGATCAATGCGGAAATGTGATTGCAAGAAGGGAAGGGAGAATGAAAAACCTTCCTCCCGTTTTGGTGGGCTCCCACTTGGATACGGTATATCAAGGCGGTAAATTTGATGGGGTCGTGGGTGTGATCGCGGCATTGGAAGTGGTGCACCGGCTAAATGATAAAAGGATTATCACGGATCATCCAATTGAAGTAATCTCCTTCGCCTGTGAAGAATCTTCCCGTTTTGGTGTCGCCACATTGGGAAGCAAAGCGATGACCGGAATGTTTGATAAAGAAAAATATAGACACTTAAAAGACCGGAATGGCATCACCCTGGAGGAAGCAATGGCTTTATGCGCGCTTGAAATAGATACGGTGGAAGAAGCAAATAGACAAGGCGAGCCGATCAAAGCTTTTTTTGAATTGCATATCGAACAAGGACCCGTATTGGAAAAGGAAAATAAAAAAATTGGCATTGTCACGGGCATTGCGGCTCCCGTCCGGTATGCCATCAAAATTATTGGGGCCCCTTCCCACTCCGGCACGACGCCGATGAACTTGAGAAGAGACGCATTGCTTGGTGCGTCGGAAATCGCTTTGGAATTGGAAAAGATCGCAATACAAGAACAACCGTATGGTACCGTTGCCACGGTCGGAGTGCTCGAGGTTGCTTCCGGCGCCATGAACGTGGTGCCGGGGGAAGTGGAAATCAAAGTGGATATCCGCGGAACTTCCATTGAATCTCGTCAAAGGGTCGTAAATCATCTGCATGAAACGATCCATTATGTTAAACAAAAACGGGGATTGGATGTGATTTGCCAGGAGCTGTCTTTCGAAGAGCCGGTGCCGCTTTCGGAACAAATCATAACACTGACGGAAAAGATATGTGAACAGAAAAACATCCCTTATAAAAAAATGCCGAGCGGTGCGGGCCATGATGCGATGAATATGATGAAACTTTGTCCAACAGGTTTAATCTTCATTCCGTCGGTAAATGGACTCAGCCATCACCCGGACGAATTTACGAGTTTGGAGGATATTTTAATAGGGGTCGATGTATTGGAGGAAATGGTCCTTCAATATGCAACATGCAATGAATAA
- a CDS encoding phage holin family protein yields the protein MDFFILENYIYPESVVMIPVLYLIGLFLNRTPKVPPWVTPWVQVVLGIAFCIANYGWVVEAVLQGILVAGAAALMKDLFHKANYLAKKERNGKE from the coding sequence ATGGATTTTTTTATATTGGAAAATTATATATATCCTGAATCGGTCGTGATGATTCCTGTGCTTTATTTGATCGGGCTGTTCCTGAACCGGACCCCGAAAGTCCCTCCTTGGGTCACTCCATGGGTTCAAGTGGTTTTGGGGATCGCTTTTTGCATCGCCAATTACGGCTGGGTTGTTGAAGCGGTGTTGCAAGGGATATTGGTGGCAGGAGCAGCCGCTTTGATGAAAGATTTGTTCCACAAAGCAAATTACCTGGCGAAAAAGGAGAGAAACGGAAAAGAGTGA
- a CDS encoding zinc-binding dehydrogenase: MMRGWLFSGTNKPLQLIEKEDPKAIPGHVVLEVKAAGLCHSDVAALQDPGWMPLFPNGPVIMGHEFAGVVIEVGEGVEDLKVGDRVGVNPMDRETKITAGYNYDGGYAEKVRVPAKQCVKIPDGVSFVEGAAATDAGITAYRALFTIGQAKEGTKVGIIGVGGLGQFALQMALIKGCKVYATDISPEAKQLAKELGAHKVYDSILDMKEAECDVIVDFAGFGQTTAEALEAIRPQGTVVIVGMGILEANINTYLMITKEIKLLGSNGGTVEDLKGVYDCFATGKMSPNLVTIPFEEIDKGLEKLKNHEVKGRLVAVFE; the protein is encoded by the coding sequence ATGATGAGAGGATGGCTATTTTCCGGTACAAACAAACCATTGCAATTGATTGAAAAAGAAGATCCAAAGGCGATTCCTGGCCATGTAGTCCTTGAAGTGAAGGCTGCCGGTCTTTGCCACTCAGATGTCGCAGCATTGCAAGATCCGGGCTGGATGCCTTTGTTCCCGAATGGACCTGTCATTATGGGCCATGAATTTGCCGGTGTCGTTATTGAAGTGGGAGAAGGTGTTGAAGATTTAAAAGTTGGGGATCGCGTCGGAGTAAACCCGATGGATCGGGAAACAAAAATTACCGCCGGGTATAACTATGATGGCGGATATGCGGAAAAAGTGCGCGTTCCTGCTAAACAATGCGTTAAAATTCCTGATGGCGTTTCCTTTGTGGAAGGAGCAGCTGCAACCGATGCCGGCATCACAGCTTATCGTGCCCTCTTCACCATCGGACAAGCCAAAGAAGGTACAAAAGTGGGGATTATCGGTGTCGGCGGACTTGGACAGTTTGCTCTGCAAATGGCATTAATCAAAGGATGCAAAGTATACGCGACAGATATTTCTCCAGAGGCCAAACAATTGGCAAAAGAACTCGGTGCACACAAAGTGTACGATTCGATTCTTGATATGAAAGAAGCGGAATGTGACGTCATTGTCGACTTTGCCGGTTTTGGACAAACAACGGCGGAGGCATTGGAAGCGATCAGACCTCAAGGAACAGTCGTCATCGTTGGTATGGGAATTTTGGAAGCCAACATCAACACTTACTTGATGATTACAAAAGAAATTAAACTGTTAGGAAGCAACGGCGGCACTGTTGAAGACTTGAAAGGTGTATATGATTGTTTCGCGACAGGAAAAATGTCTCCAAACTTGGTCACAATCCCATTCGAAGAAATCGACAAAGGTTTGGAAAAATTGAAAAACCATGAAGTAAAAGGTCGTTTGGTGGCTGTATTTGAATAA